A region from the Pseudomonas promysalinigenes genome encodes:
- a CDS encoding OsmC family protein, which translates to MKKTASAIWQGGLKDGKGLLSTESGALKQNPYGFNTRFEGSPGTNPEELIGAAHAGCFSMALSMMLGEAGFTPERIDTIAEVTLDKQSDGFAITAVHLILKAKVPGASQEQFLEIANKAKAGCPVSKVLNADISLDASLVG; encoded by the coding sequence ATGAAAAAGACAGCATCGGCGATTTGGCAAGGTGGCCTGAAGGATGGCAAAGGCCTGCTTTCTACCGAAAGTGGGGCGCTCAAGCAGAACCCGTATGGATTCAACACCCGCTTCGAAGGGTCGCCCGGCACCAACCCGGAAGAGCTCATCGGCGCGGCCCATGCAGGCTGCTTCTCGATGGCGCTGTCGATGATGCTGGGTGAAGCGGGCTTTACTCCAGAGCGTATCGATACCATTGCCGAAGTCACCCTGGACAAGCAGTCAGACGGCTTTGCCATTACAGCCGTTCACCTGATTCTCAAGGCCAAGGTACCTGGGGCAAGTCAGGAGCAGTTCCTTGAAATTGCCAACAAGGCCAAAGCGGGTTGCCCGGTGTCCAAGGTGCTGAACGCCGACATCAGCCTGGATGCTTCATTGGTTGGATAA
- a CDS encoding DUF1161 domain-containing protein, producing the protein MIRVAIALLASLLATSALAAVKPCEELKNEIEAKIQAQGVTSYTLEIVPNSEVKDPNMIVGTCQGGTKKIIYQKNDR; encoded by the coding sequence ATGATTCGCGTAGCAATCGCCCTATTGGCTTCGCTTTTGGCCACTTCTGCATTGGCGGCGGTAAAACCGTGCGAAGAACTCAAGAACGAAATCGAAGCCAAAATCCAGGCCCAGGGCGTGACGTCCTACACCCTGGAGATCGTACCCAACAGTGAGGTCAAGGATCCGAACATGATCGTTGGCACATGCCAGGGCGGTACGAAAAAGATCATTTACCAGAAAAATGATCGATAA